In Macadamia integrifolia cultivar HAES 741 chromosome 13, SCU_Mint_v3, whole genome shotgun sequence, one DNA window encodes the following:
- the LOC122059337 gene encoding protein SCAR1-like isoform X1, which produces MPLARVRVRNEYGLGAPELYRAANSEDPKAILDGVAVAGLVGILRQLGDLAEFASEVFHDLQEQVMATATRSHKMMVRVQNIETVLPPLEKAVMSQLSHLHFAYTAGSDWHRKMRTEKNHLIYSDLPKFLVESYEECRDPPHLHLLDKFDTGGSGACMKRYSDPSFFGRVLASSATTDVDKVKREKKARKTKKRGSRRKNGEISRMGSIACHRRGMQSMSLNIHGQSSTTQNVPLCDVRSKSELQERSMSFDSSSRMLFASPKINEQVSDAETVSLFDVRSNSELQDLSPFFYPRSKMDCIESIFDGSSSIRTEKQETNELVTSRLKTESTETLGSVLPDKLNETVDDDLTHGSLQEQGAPNSSSVTWDEKTEIIKSEFQQHDDDDDQYEASELHTVSSRISKLGNEASSLSYADSDDILFIDENIPASVTVGNQFDEIESEIENYMDALNTMESEVETDFECQTKREVDYASFNFEDTDVECVAGEMVKMIGQNSDSSDTEPCLPSYSSSNKEMSQISNKLIAVESFPTPEGPGRVNFCENNDILNDSIENGFESVNSDLSLSGMPNSHAPFSDKIESSLSKSQESDIETSSTSSMPNSHAPFSDKTESFLSKSQESDIETSTTSPMPNSHAPFSDKTESFLSKSQESDIETSSTSPMPNSHAPFSDKIESSLFKSQESDIGTSSTSPMPSSHAPFSDKIESSLSKAQESDIGTSSTSPMPSSHAPLSDKIESSLSKSQESDIETSIETSSTSPMPNSHAPLSDKIESSLFKSQESDIGTSSTSPMPNSHAPFSDKIESSLSKSQELDIGSSSTSPMPSSHAPLSDKIESSLSKSQESDIGSSSTSPMPNSHAPFSDKIESSLNKAQESDIETSSTSPMPNSHAPLSDKIESSLSKSQELDIETSSTSPIQFWTNGGLLGLEPSKPPDYRLPNAPSQSSLADSKDGSNDVSRNCVVPRSRSDESVGKLGKKLDSVGGKLRSSDSISPAEDHLVRNVENMIQTIDQSQCSTLCNDKKNDCGSRNELHFESSVLETNIEKPEVSCNISSHAPELPVVPVVKTPFDEAGQENTESSSNMFDLGHRLLVNGFRRKASLHEERSEPASSVKMSPVMLHESLRNEQMKGKARVEHQTSLETTPKEQTDCESPENSPSSPPLEHMNISFHSINGFETSKMKLKFPDGHHFHESIRHVIFPSFQLLPEPSTQQDIDSESDDDTFYRSSPCTSEDRLRHHSESSSEQWESGDSTGSEDNELHDALRRISSDESISGSLEHFHSGPSLDLPSFDALDPLMDQHESVSISVPKVLLELQLQYRNEPLAPQPSLPPLQWRTVKPHLDAVEDKQGAISDVMDHPNHQLVPGSTNCQNPIPGPPKQPHFKEAAEFPVNDKELNEQREASQAANEKEVDEREDIMYQIRTKQFNLKRTMPTRQSLTPDAPTNVKVAAILEKANAIRQACVGSDEGVDENWSDG; this is translated from the exons GTTCTGATTGGCATCGCAAAATGCGAACAGAGAAAAATCATCTCATCTACAGTGACTTGCCAAAATTCCTTGTGGAGTCTTATGAAGAATGCCGTGATCCCCCACATTTGCATTTGCTCGACAA ATTTGACACTGGTGGCTCAGGAGCATGTATGAAAAGATATTCAGATCCATCCTTTTTTGGGAGGGTACTGGCTAGTTCTGCAACCACTGATGTTGACAAagttaaaagagaaaagaaggctCGTAAAACTAAG AAAAGGGGATCTAGGCGCAAGAATGGAGAAATCTCTCGTATGGGGTCGATAGCCTGTCACAGGCGAGG AATGCAGTCTATGTCTCTGAATATACATGGTCAGAGCTCTACTACCCAGAATGTCCCTCTGTGTGATGTGAGATCAAAATCTGAACTGCAAGAACGTTCCATGTCTTTTGATTCAAGTAGCAG AATGCTGTTTGCTTCCCCAAAGATAAATGAACAGGTCTCTGATGCTGAGACCGTCTCCTTATTCGATGTGAGATCAAATTCTGAACTGCAGgacctttctccttttttttatccAAGAAGTAAGATGGATTGTATTGAATCTATTTTTGATGGAAGTTCTTCCATACGGACCGAAAAGCAAGAAACCAATGAATTGGTGACTTCAAGGTTGAAGACAGAGTCAACTGAAACCCTTGGTTCTGTTCTTCCCGATAAATTAAATGAAACTGTGGATGATGATTTGACACATGGGTCATTGCAAGAGCAAGGTGCCCCAAATTCATCTTCTGTTACTTGGGATGAAAAGACAGAAATTATAAAATCTGAGTTTCAACagcatgatgatgatgatgaccagTATGAAGCCTCAGAGTTGCACACAGTAAGCTCTAGAATTAGTAAGTTGGGGAATGAAGCTTCATCGCTCAGTTATGCTGATTCAGATGATATCTTGTTCATTGATGAAAACATTCCCGCATCAGTTACTGTAGGGAACCAATTTGATGAGATTGAAAGTGAGATAGAGAATTACATGGATGCACTTAACACCATGGAATCAGAAGTTGAAACTGATTTTGAATGCCAGACCAAACGAGAAGTAGATTATGCCTCGTTCAACTTTGAAGATACTGATGTGGAATGTGTAGCTGGTGAAATGGTAAAGATGATTGGTCAAAATTCAGATTCGTCTGATACTGAACCTTGTCTTCCATCTTACAGTTCCTCAAACAAAGAAATGTCTCAGATCTCCAACAAATTGATAGCAGTGGAGAGTTTTCCTACTCCAGAAGGCCCAGGCAGAGTTAACTTTTGTGAAAATAATGACATACTTAATGATTCAATAGAAAATGGGTTTGAATCAGTTAACTCTGATCTATCACTCTCTGGCATGCCCAATTCACATGCTCCTTTCAGTGACAAGATTGAAAGCAGCTTGTCCAAATCTCAAGAATCAGATATTGAAACTTCTAGTACATCTTCTATGCCCAATTCACATGCACCTTTCAGTGACAAGACTGAAAGCTTCTTATCCAAATCTCAAGAATCGGATATTGAAACTTCTACTACATCTCCCATGCCCAATTCACATGCACCATTCAGTGACAAGACTGAAAGCTTCTTATCCAAATCTCAAGAATCGGATATTGAAACTTCTAGTACATCTCCCATGCCGAATTCACATGCACCTTTCAGTGACAAGATTGAAAGCAGCTTGTTCAAATCTCAAGAATCGGATATCGGAACTTCTAGTACGTCTCCCATGCCCAGTTCACATGCACCTTTCAGTGACAAGATTGAAAGCAGCTTGTCCAAAGCTCAAGAATCTGATATTGGAACTTCTAGTACGTCTCCCATGCCCAGTTCACATGCTCCTTTGAGTGACAAGATTGAAAGCAGCTTGTCCAAATCTCAAGAATCGGATATTGAAACTTCTATTGAAACTTCTAGTACATCTCCCATGCCCAATTCACATGCTCCTTTGAGTGACAAGATTGAAAGCAGCTTGTTCAAATCTCAAGAATCGGATATTGGAACTTCTAGTACATCTCCCATGCCCAATTCACATGCACCTTTCAGTGACAAGATTGAAAGCAGCTTGTCCAAATCTCAAGAATTGGATATTGGAAGTTCTAGTACGTCTCCCATGCCCAGTTCACATGCTCCTTTGAGTGACAAGATTGAAAGCAGCTTGTCCAAATCTCAGGAATCGGATATTGGAAGTTCTAGTACATCTCCCATGCCCAATTCACATGCACCTTTCAGTGACAAGATTGAAAGCAGCTTGAACAAAGCTCAAGAATCGGATATTGAAACTTCTAGTACGTCTCCCATGCCCAATTCACATGCTCCTTTGAGTGACAAGATTGAAAGCAGCTTGTCCAAATCTCAAGAATTGGATATTGAAACTTCTAGTACATCTCCAATTCAGTTCTGGACAAATGGTGGCTTGTTAGGACTTGAGCCATCAAAACCTCCAGATTACCGTTTGCCAAATGCTCCAAGTCAGAGTTCCCTGGCTGATTCTAAAGATGGCTCTAATGATGTTTCAAGAAACTGTGTTGTACCAAGATCCCGTTCTGATGAATCTGTGGGGAAACTAGGAAAGAAACTGGACTCTGTGGGAGGAAAACTTAGATCATCTGATAGCATCAGCCCAGCAGAGGATCACTTGGTCAGAAATGTGGAAAACATGATCCAAACAATTGATCAATCTCAATGCTCCACATTATGCAATGATAAGAAAAATGATTGTGGGTCCaggaatgaacttcattttgaaTCCAGTGTCCTGGAAACCAATATTGAGAAACCTGAAGTTTCATGTAACATCTCTAGTCATGCACCTGAGTTGCCAGTTGTGCCTGTTGTCAAAACCCCATTCGATGAAGCTGGCCAAGAAAATACTGAGAGTTCATCTAATATGTTTGACCTTGGCCATAGATTACTGGTAAATGGTTTCCGAAGGAAAGCATCACTCCATGAAGAGAGATCTGAACCTGCTTCCTCTGTGAAAATGAGTCCTGTAATGTTGCATGAATCTCTTCGCAATGAGCAGATGAAAGGGAAAGCCCGAGTTGAACATCAAACCTCTCTTGAAACAACTCCAAAAGAACAGACTGACTGTGAATCCCCAGAAAACTCACCTTCTTCACCACCTTTAGAACATATGAATATCTCCTTCCACTCCATAAATGGCTTTGAGACTTCCaaaatgaaactgaaatttcctgATGGACATCATTTCCATGAAAGTATTAGACATGTTATATTTCCTTCATTCCAGTTACTCCCAGAGCCTTCTACTCAGCAGGATATTGACTCTGAGTCCGATGATGATACATTCTATAGATCATCGCCGTGTACATCCGAGGATCGGCTTAGGCATCATTCTGAATCAAGTTCTGAGCAGTGGGAATCTGGTGACTCCACTGGAAGTGAGGACAATGAATTACATGATGCTTTACGTAGAATCTCGTCAGATGAATCCATTTCGGGCTCCTTGGAACATTTTCATTCAGGTCCTTCACTTGATCTTCCAAGTTTTGATGCTTTGGATCCTTTAATGGATCAGCATGAAAGTGTAAGCATTTCTGTTCCAAAGGTTTTACTAGAGCTGCAGTTGCAATATCGTAATGAACCACTGGCACCACAACCTTCACTACCTCCATTGCAATGGCGTACAGTGAAGCCCCACTTGGATGCAGTGGAAGATAAACAAGGGGCTATATCTGATGTTATGGATCATCCAAATCATCAGCTAGTTCCAGGTTCAACCAATTGTCAGAATCCCATTCCAGGTCCACCAAAGCAACCACATTTTAAGGAGGCCGCTGAATTTCCTGTAAATGACAAG GAGTTAAATGAACAAAGAGAAGCTAGTCAGGCTGCAAACGAAAAGGAAGTGGATGAGAGGGAAGATATAATGTATCAAATCAGAACAAAG CAATTCAACCTCAAGCGCACAATGCCTACAAGGCAATCCCTCACACCAGATGCACCAACCAATGTCAAGGTAGCTGCCATTTTGGAGAAGGCAAATGCCATCCGTCAG GCTTGTGTGGGAAGTGACGAGGGAGTAGATGAGAACTGGAGTGATGGTTGA
- the LOC122059337 gene encoding SCAR-like protein 2 isoform X2 → MAWVLQSYTEQLIVKIRRLFLMELQSQDSSGFYGSWVILLSSDWHRKMRTEKNHLIYSDLPKFLVESYEECRDPPHLHLLDKFDTGGSGACMKRYSDPSFFGRVLASSATTDVDKVKREKKARKTKKRGSRRKNGEISRMGSIACHRRGMQSMSLNIHGQSSTTQNVPLCDVRSKSELQERSMSFDSSSRMLFASPKINEQVSDAETVSLFDVRSNSELQDLSPFFYPRSKMDCIESIFDGSSSIRTEKQETNELVTSRLKTESTETLGSVLPDKLNETVDDDLTHGSLQEQGAPNSSSVTWDEKTEIIKSEFQQHDDDDDQYEASELHTVSSRISKLGNEASSLSYADSDDILFIDENIPASVTVGNQFDEIESEIENYMDALNTMESEVETDFECQTKREVDYASFNFEDTDVECVAGEMVKMIGQNSDSSDTEPCLPSYSSSNKEMSQISNKLIAVESFPTPEGPGRVNFCENNDILNDSIENGFESVNSDLSLSGMPNSHAPFSDKIESSLSKSQESDIETSSTSSMPNSHAPFSDKTESFLSKSQESDIETSTTSPMPNSHAPFSDKTESFLSKSQESDIETSSTSPMPNSHAPFSDKIESSLFKSQESDIGTSSTSPMPSSHAPFSDKIESSLSKAQESDIGTSSTSPMPSSHAPLSDKIESSLSKSQESDIETSIETSSTSPMPNSHAPLSDKIESSLFKSQESDIGTSSTSPMPNSHAPFSDKIESSLSKSQELDIGSSSTSPMPSSHAPLSDKIESSLSKSQESDIGSSSTSPMPNSHAPFSDKIESSLNKAQESDIETSSTSPMPNSHAPLSDKIESSLSKSQELDIETSSTSPIQFWTNGGLLGLEPSKPPDYRLPNAPSQSSLADSKDGSNDVSRNCVVPRSRSDESVGKLGKKLDSVGGKLRSSDSISPAEDHLVRNVENMIQTIDQSQCSTLCNDKKNDCGSRNELHFESSVLETNIEKPEVSCNISSHAPELPVVPVVKTPFDEAGQENTESSSNMFDLGHRLLVNGFRRKASLHEERSEPASSVKMSPVMLHESLRNEQMKGKARVEHQTSLETTPKEQTDCESPENSPSSPPLEHMNISFHSINGFETSKMKLKFPDGHHFHESIRHVIFPSFQLLPEPSTQQDIDSESDDDTFYRSSPCTSEDRLRHHSESSSEQWESGDSTGSEDNELHDALRRISSDESISGSLEHFHSGPSLDLPSFDALDPLMDQHESVSISVPKVLLELQLQYRNEPLAPQPSLPPLQWRTVKPHLDAVEDKQGAISDVMDHPNHQLVPGSTNCQNPIPGPPKQPHFKEAAEFPVNDKELNEQREASQAANEKEVDEREDIMYQIRTKQFNLKRTMPTRQSLTPDAPTNVKVAAILEKANAIRQACVGSDEGVDENWSDG, encoded by the exons GTTCTGATTGGCATCGCAAAATGCGAACAGAGAAAAATCATCTCATCTACAGTGACTTGCCAAAATTCCTTGTGGAGTCTTATGAAGAATGCCGTGATCCCCCACATTTGCATTTGCTCGACAA ATTTGACACTGGTGGCTCAGGAGCATGTATGAAAAGATATTCAGATCCATCCTTTTTTGGGAGGGTACTGGCTAGTTCTGCAACCACTGATGTTGACAAagttaaaagagaaaagaaggctCGTAAAACTAAG AAAAGGGGATCTAGGCGCAAGAATGGAGAAATCTCTCGTATGGGGTCGATAGCCTGTCACAGGCGAGG AATGCAGTCTATGTCTCTGAATATACATGGTCAGAGCTCTACTACCCAGAATGTCCCTCTGTGTGATGTGAGATCAAAATCTGAACTGCAAGAACGTTCCATGTCTTTTGATTCAAGTAGCAG AATGCTGTTTGCTTCCCCAAAGATAAATGAACAGGTCTCTGATGCTGAGACCGTCTCCTTATTCGATGTGAGATCAAATTCTGAACTGCAGgacctttctccttttttttatccAAGAAGTAAGATGGATTGTATTGAATCTATTTTTGATGGAAGTTCTTCCATACGGACCGAAAAGCAAGAAACCAATGAATTGGTGACTTCAAGGTTGAAGACAGAGTCAACTGAAACCCTTGGTTCTGTTCTTCCCGATAAATTAAATGAAACTGTGGATGATGATTTGACACATGGGTCATTGCAAGAGCAAGGTGCCCCAAATTCATCTTCTGTTACTTGGGATGAAAAGACAGAAATTATAAAATCTGAGTTTCAACagcatgatgatgatgatgaccagTATGAAGCCTCAGAGTTGCACACAGTAAGCTCTAGAATTAGTAAGTTGGGGAATGAAGCTTCATCGCTCAGTTATGCTGATTCAGATGATATCTTGTTCATTGATGAAAACATTCCCGCATCAGTTACTGTAGGGAACCAATTTGATGAGATTGAAAGTGAGATAGAGAATTACATGGATGCACTTAACACCATGGAATCAGAAGTTGAAACTGATTTTGAATGCCAGACCAAACGAGAAGTAGATTATGCCTCGTTCAACTTTGAAGATACTGATGTGGAATGTGTAGCTGGTGAAATGGTAAAGATGATTGGTCAAAATTCAGATTCGTCTGATACTGAACCTTGTCTTCCATCTTACAGTTCCTCAAACAAAGAAATGTCTCAGATCTCCAACAAATTGATAGCAGTGGAGAGTTTTCCTACTCCAGAAGGCCCAGGCAGAGTTAACTTTTGTGAAAATAATGACATACTTAATGATTCAATAGAAAATGGGTTTGAATCAGTTAACTCTGATCTATCACTCTCTGGCATGCCCAATTCACATGCTCCTTTCAGTGACAAGATTGAAAGCAGCTTGTCCAAATCTCAAGAATCAGATATTGAAACTTCTAGTACATCTTCTATGCCCAATTCACATGCACCTTTCAGTGACAAGACTGAAAGCTTCTTATCCAAATCTCAAGAATCGGATATTGAAACTTCTACTACATCTCCCATGCCCAATTCACATGCACCATTCAGTGACAAGACTGAAAGCTTCTTATCCAAATCTCAAGAATCGGATATTGAAACTTCTAGTACATCTCCCATGCCGAATTCACATGCACCTTTCAGTGACAAGATTGAAAGCAGCTTGTTCAAATCTCAAGAATCGGATATCGGAACTTCTAGTACGTCTCCCATGCCCAGTTCACATGCACCTTTCAGTGACAAGATTGAAAGCAGCTTGTCCAAAGCTCAAGAATCTGATATTGGAACTTCTAGTACGTCTCCCATGCCCAGTTCACATGCTCCTTTGAGTGACAAGATTGAAAGCAGCTTGTCCAAATCTCAAGAATCGGATATTGAAACTTCTATTGAAACTTCTAGTACATCTCCCATGCCCAATTCACATGCTCCTTTGAGTGACAAGATTGAAAGCAGCTTGTTCAAATCTCAAGAATCGGATATTGGAACTTCTAGTACATCTCCCATGCCCAATTCACATGCACCTTTCAGTGACAAGATTGAAAGCAGCTTGTCCAAATCTCAAGAATTGGATATTGGAAGTTCTAGTACGTCTCCCATGCCCAGTTCACATGCTCCTTTGAGTGACAAGATTGAAAGCAGCTTGTCCAAATCTCAGGAATCGGATATTGGAAGTTCTAGTACATCTCCCATGCCCAATTCACATGCACCTTTCAGTGACAAGATTGAAAGCAGCTTGAACAAAGCTCAAGAATCGGATATTGAAACTTCTAGTACGTCTCCCATGCCCAATTCACATGCTCCTTTGAGTGACAAGATTGAAAGCAGCTTGTCCAAATCTCAAGAATTGGATATTGAAACTTCTAGTACATCTCCAATTCAGTTCTGGACAAATGGTGGCTTGTTAGGACTTGAGCCATCAAAACCTCCAGATTACCGTTTGCCAAATGCTCCAAGTCAGAGTTCCCTGGCTGATTCTAAAGATGGCTCTAATGATGTTTCAAGAAACTGTGTTGTACCAAGATCCCGTTCTGATGAATCTGTGGGGAAACTAGGAAAGAAACTGGACTCTGTGGGAGGAAAACTTAGATCATCTGATAGCATCAGCCCAGCAGAGGATCACTTGGTCAGAAATGTGGAAAACATGATCCAAACAATTGATCAATCTCAATGCTCCACATTATGCAATGATAAGAAAAATGATTGTGGGTCCaggaatgaacttcattttgaaTCCAGTGTCCTGGAAACCAATATTGAGAAACCTGAAGTTTCATGTAACATCTCTAGTCATGCACCTGAGTTGCCAGTTGTGCCTGTTGTCAAAACCCCATTCGATGAAGCTGGCCAAGAAAATACTGAGAGTTCATCTAATATGTTTGACCTTGGCCATAGATTACTGGTAAATGGTTTCCGAAGGAAAGCATCACTCCATGAAGAGAGATCTGAACCTGCTTCCTCTGTGAAAATGAGTCCTGTAATGTTGCATGAATCTCTTCGCAATGAGCAGATGAAAGGGAAAGCCCGAGTTGAACATCAAACCTCTCTTGAAACAACTCCAAAAGAACAGACTGACTGTGAATCCCCAGAAAACTCACCTTCTTCACCACCTTTAGAACATATGAATATCTCCTTCCACTCCATAAATGGCTTTGAGACTTCCaaaatgaaactgaaatttcctgATGGACATCATTTCCATGAAAGTATTAGACATGTTATATTTCCTTCATTCCAGTTACTCCCAGAGCCTTCTACTCAGCAGGATATTGACTCTGAGTCCGATGATGATACATTCTATAGATCATCGCCGTGTACATCCGAGGATCGGCTTAGGCATCATTCTGAATCAAGTTCTGAGCAGTGGGAATCTGGTGACTCCACTGGAAGTGAGGACAATGAATTACATGATGCTTTACGTAGAATCTCGTCAGATGAATCCATTTCGGGCTCCTTGGAACATTTTCATTCAGGTCCTTCACTTGATCTTCCAAGTTTTGATGCTTTGGATCCTTTAATGGATCAGCATGAAAGTGTAAGCATTTCTGTTCCAAAGGTTTTACTAGAGCTGCAGTTGCAATATCGTAATGAACCACTGGCACCACAACCTTCACTACCTCCATTGCAATGGCGTACAGTGAAGCCCCACTTGGATGCAGTGGAAGATAAACAAGGGGCTATATCTGATGTTATGGATCATCCAAATCATCAGCTAGTTCCAGGTTCAACCAATTGTCAGAATCCCATTCCAGGTCCACCAAAGCAACCACATTTTAAGGAGGCCGCTGAATTTCCTGTAAATGACAAG GAGTTAAATGAACAAAGAGAAGCTAGTCAGGCTGCAAACGAAAAGGAAGTGGATGAGAGGGAAGATATAATGTATCAAATCAGAACAAAG CAATTCAACCTCAAGCGCACAATGCCTACAAGGCAATCCCTCACACCAGATGCACCAACCAATGTCAAGGTAGCTGCCATTTTGGAGAAGGCAAATGCCATCCGTCAG GCTTGTGTGGGAAGTGACGAGGGAGTAGATGAGAACTGGAGTGATGGTTGA